The Desulfovermiculus halophilus DSM 18834 genome includes the window ATGGGTTCGTAGAAGAGCATCAGCCCGCCGCCGCCGCAGCAGAAGGAACGGTCCCGGCTGCGCTCCATCTCCACCCGGGTAAGGCCGGGGATGGAGTCCAGGACCTGGCGGGGGGCGTCGTAGAGCAGGTTGTGCCTGCCCAGATAGCACGGGTCATGGTAGGTATACACCGCGCTGCTGTCCTCAACAGGAGCGAGGTTCAGCCTCCCGGACCGGATCTGGCCCAAGACATACTCCGCAATGTGCTCAACCTGGGGCAGTCCGGCATAGTCCTTCTTCAGGGCGTTGAGGGCATGGGGATCGGCGGTCACGATCCGCTCCGCCCCGCTGTCCAGAATGGCCTGGGTGTTGTGCTCCTTCAAGCTCTGAAACAGCATCTCCTCCCCGAAACGTCGGACCTCGTGCCCGCTGTCCTTTTCCCCTTTGCCCAGGATCGCGAACTCCTCCCCGCAGGCGGAAAAGATCCGGGCCGTGGCCCGGGCCAGGTCCTGCAGCCGCTCGTCGTAGGAGGTTGCGCTGTCCACAAAGTACAGGGTCCTGGCCTGGGTCTTGGAGCCGGCCACCGGGACCTCCAGGCCTTCCTCGGCCAGGGGCTTGGTCCATTCCTGCCGCTTTTTCTCTGTCTTTCCGTAGGGGTTGCCCCGCTTTTCCAGGGCGGACAGGGGCTTCTGCAGGGACTGGGGAACCAGGCCTTCATCCACCATGCCCCGGCGCAGATCGACGATCTTGTCGATGTACTCGTTCATCACCGGGCACTCTTCCTCGCACGCCCCGCAGGTGGTGCAGGACCAGATCTCGTCCTCGGAAAACACCCGGCCCATGACCGCCTCCCGGCCCTGCATATCGCCCCGGACCGGGTAGTGCTCGAACATATAGTCCCGGGACTTGATGGAGATGAACCGCGGAGACAGGGGACGGCCCACGTGGTTTGCCGGACAGTTGTCCGAGCACCGTCCGCAGTCCACGCAGGTGTAGAAGTCCAGCATGTGCTTCCAGGTAAAGTCCTCGAAGTACTTGACCCCGAAGCTCTCCAGGTCGTCCAGCTCTTCATCCGAGACGCCCCAGCGCACCGGCTTGACGCTGCCCTTGTCCAGCTTGTGGAAGTAGACGTTGAATATGGAGGTGATCACATGGAAGTGCTTGCCGAAAGGCAGAAAGCACAAAAAGAAGAAAAAGATCACATCGTGGGCAAAATAGGAAACCACGTGGGTGAACTGCAAGAATCCGCCTGAAGCAGGGGCCAGGATCCATGCAAAGAACCAGCCCAGGCTCAGGGGCGCAGGCATGTGCTCCATGCCGGCTGCGGCCACATGCGCGGCCTCGAACAGGCTCTCAAAGACCATCAGGCCGCCGATCAGGCCCAGGACGAAAATGGCCTCAAAGGTATGATCTTTCCCGTATTGGGGCGGCACCTTGTACCGCTCCGGGGTGTACACCCCGCGCCTGATCCCGGCCGCGATGCAGGCCAGAAACACCAGGGTGGCCGCGTAGTCCTTGAGCACATTGTACACATCCCCCAGGGGCCCGGACAGGCCGGGAAACACGAAATCCGGGGAGAACCCGATGATGACCAGGGAGATGGACCGGATGGCCAGGATGAGAAACCCGAAGAAGATGACGATGTGGAGGACACCGGCCAGCATGTACCTCGGCTGCTTGTACTGGCCCAGCCAGTAGACCAGAATGTCCTTGACCCGCTGGCCCGGACGGTCGAAACGGGGATCCGAAGCCCCCTTGACCAGGGGGATCAGCCGCTTGACCATGATATAGACGAAACAGGCCAGCCCCAGAACAGGTATGAGTACGGCCAGGACCCAGCCCGGGATGCCGAACAGGCTGCTCCAGGCCGGGGGCGTCAATACGTCGTGCATATGCATGTCCTTTGTGCTTTTGATATTCCGAGCCGAAGGCCCCGCTACTTCAAGATATTGCCTCCGATGACCATCCGCTGGATCTCATTGGTCCCCTCGTAGATCTGGGTGATCTTGGCGTCCCGCATCATCCGCTCCAGTGGATAGTCCTTGACGTATCCGTAGCCGCCCAGGACCTGCACTGCCTCCGTGGTTGCCCACATGGCCACGTCCGAGGCATAGCACTTGGCCATAGCCGCTTCCTTGGTGTACGGGAGCTTGTTGTCCACGCACCAGGCCGCTCGGTAGACCAAAAACCTGGCTGCGTCGATCTGGGTTGCCATGTCCGCCAGCTTGAACTGCACGGCCTGAAACCTGCCGATGGGCTGGCCGAACTGCTGCCGCTTCTTGGCGTAGGCCAGGGCCTCTTCGTACGCCCCCTGGGCGATGCCCAGGGCCTGGGCCGCAATCCCGATCCGGCCGCCGTCCAGGGTCTTCATGGCTATCTTGAAGCCGTCCCCTTCCTTGCCCAGCAGGTTGTCCTTGGGTACCCGGCAGTTGGAGAACACCAGCTCCCGGGTGGACGAGGACCTGATGCCCAGCTTGTCTTCCGTCTTGCCCGCGGAAAAGCCCGGGGTCCCTTTTTCAATAATAAAGGCGCTGATCCCCTGATGCTTCTTGGGCGCATTCTCGTCCGTCTTGAACATGGCCACGGTTATTTCTGCATCGCCGCCATTGGTGATGAAGTTCTTGCTCCCGTTTAAGACCCATTCATCGCCGTCCAGCACAGCTGTGGCCTGGGTTCCTCCGGCGTCCGAGCCCGCCTCGGGCTCGGTGAGACCCAGGCAGCCCAGCTTGGTCCCTTCAGCCATGGGCTTTAAGAACTTCTGCTTCTGCTCCTCAGTCCCGAACAGGTATATCGGATTGCTGCCCAGGGAAACGTGCGCGGACAGAACCACCCCGGTTGAGGCGCAGACCCGGGACAGCTCCTCGATAGCAATCACATAGCTCTGGTAGTCGGCCTCCGCTCCCCCGTAGGCCTCGGGAAAGATGATTCCCGGAAGCTCCATCTCCGCGAGCTTGTCGAATTGAATATCGCGGTCAAAACGCTCTTCAGCGTCCCGTTCCGCAGCTGTTGGCCCCAGTTCCTTCTTGGCGTAGTCCCGGACAGCCTTGCGCAGCATTTCGTGTTCTTTCTTCAGCTTAAAGTCCATACTCACTCCTTTCTGTTTCGACTCTGATTCCAAACAGCCGTCTTATTCAATTTCCGGACAGCCTTACCAACTCTCGGGAAAAGACGCAATTGGCAAAACAATGAACACTGCCCGGGCGTTGTCCGGTCCTGGCCGGAGGCCGGTAAATGCCGCTGGAAGCGAGGTACGAAAAGGCTCTTCGACACAGAAAGCAGTGATCTGCACGTGAGTAGCCGGGAGGGGGCAGGGACCCCCTTTGGCCGGGCTTAGAAAATACCGGGCCGAAAGTGGGCACACAGAAGAGATGGCAAACTCCAAAAATCCACAGGCTAGGTCGAAGAACCTACGAA containing:
- a CDS encoding (Fe-S)-binding protein, whose translation is MHDVLTPPAWSSLFGIPGWVLAVLIPVLGLACFVYIMVKRLIPLVKGASDPRFDRPGQRVKDILVYWLGQYKQPRYMLAGVLHIVIFFGFLILAIRSISLVIIGFSPDFVFPGLSGPLGDVYNVLKDYAATLVFLACIAAGIRRGVYTPERYKVPPQYGKDHTFEAIFVLGLIGGLMVFESLFEAAHVAAAGMEHMPAPLSLGWFFAWILAPASGGFLQFTHVVSYFAHDVIFFFFLCFLPFGKHFHVITSIFNVYFHKLDKGSVKPVRWGVSDEELDDLESFGVKYFEDFTWKHMLDFYTCVDCGRCSDNCPANHVGRPLSPRFISIKSRDYMFEHYPVRGDMQGREAVMGRVFSEDEIWSCTTCGACEEECPVMNEYIDKIVDLRRGMVDEGLVPQSLQKPLSALEKRGNPYGKTEKKRQEWTKPLAEEGLEVPVAGSKTQARTLYFVDSATSYDERLQDLARATARIFSACGEEFAILGKGEKDSGHEVRRFGEEMLFQSLKEHNTQAILDSGAERIVTADPHALNALKKDYAGLPQVEHIAEYVLGQIRSGRLNLAPVEDSSAVYTYHDPCYLGRHNLLYDAPRQVLDSIPGLTRVEMERSRDRSFCCGGGGLMLFYEPIEDQRMGQARVKMAEEAGATVIVTGCPFCLVNLEDGVKTSGLEGKMEVIDLTELVARQIKGLLTGQTAQAEEDSREQKDNQEQEAGE
- a CDS encoding acyl-CoA dehydrogenase, with the protein product MDFKLKKEHEMLRKAVRDYAKKELGPTAAERDAEERFDRDIQFDKLAEMELPGIIFPEAYGGAEADYQSYVIAIEELSRVCASTGVVLSAHVSLGSNPIYLFGTEEQKQKFLKPMAEGTKLGCLGLTEPEAGSDAGGTQATAVLDGDEWVLNGSKNFITNGGDAEITVAMFKTDENAPKKHQGISAFIIEKGTPGFSAGKTEDKLGIRSSSTRELVFSNCRVPKDNLLGKEGDGFKIAMKTLDGGRIGIAAQALGIAQGAYEEALAYAKKRQQFGQPIGRFQAVQFKLADMATQIDAARFLVYRAAWCVDNKLPYTKEAAMAKCYASDVAMWATTEAVQVLGGYGYVKDYPLERMMRDAKITQIYEGTNEIQRMVIGGNILK